The genomic region CCTTCCCTTCCTGGCCCACTCCAGTCTCCCCGGACCTGTTCTCCAGTATCTTAAGTGTTTTTGAGGGATACCTGTGCAACACGCCTGCATGCACAGCGTAAAGTGCAGAGCCTTGTAGCCTGAGTGGGAAGATCCCCTGTGCAAAGAGCCACCGTGCCAGCGGACGCCTGCCCACGTACATGACAGACAAAGCAGACAAGAGGCCACGGGCCTGATCTGGTCCAGCAAATCCCATATCCCTATTGATAGTGACGGGTTCAGCCTTTTCAGCACACAGTACCACCAGCTGGGTGCAACTTGTGAATGCAGACAGTTTAACCAGAGGCTTCAATTGATTAGTTGTTAAACCGTCCAACAGCCCTGATATGTTTGGGCTGATACACTGGTGAAACAGAGTTGAAATCTATCCCAGGTCATTAGTAGTTGTTTGACTCACACTGTCACAAAGGGAAATGGAAAGGGAGAGGCTTTAAACAATCCTGCGCGTAGACAAGTGAAAATGCAGAAGACCACAGACCTCCCAGCCCGCTCAGCTCCCCAAAGAATTCTTCCACATTCATTATTTAGAGCTACAAAGACAGCTACACGGCTGCAAGAATACCCAGCTCATTTCTAAGACACGCTCATCCTCTGATAAAACAGGCTCAGCATGCGGGAAGTGAAATACTCCCCTTCAACAGCCATACCCCGACCCCAGCTGAACCCCAGACTCGTCCTGGGACAGCACTGCCGGGACATGCGCTGCCTGCCAAGGGTTTCTGCGCCTTCTGCCTGCGTGACCGGTGCTGTCACCAAGCTTACCTAAATTTGGACACTTACCTGAAGTTTTACCAGCATACAGGGATGCCTTAGGCACCATCTATGCCACTGGAGAATCACTCCTCCACAAGGTAAATGAGCTCTTTGCTGGGCTGAGCTGCCACAAAATTCTTCCCGTTGTCTACTTACAGCACCTCCCCGGCAGGCCCGTCCCTATGTATTGATCTGTGCAACACCCCTCTGTGCACAGGGAAGCAGAGTGCTGTTATTCCCATTTCATAGACTGGAAGCTGAAGCCCCGTCTCATGTTTTTGCTGGCCTGATCTAACTAGCAAGCAAAAGAACGCTTTGGGTAATGCATCTTGCATCACCTTCCCACATGAAATAAGCCACACTGCCAAAAGCACCCTTTGGCTGGCATCAGTGAACCTTCAGAAAACCAAAATCCCATCCTaaccattattttcttctttctttaagcCAGAAGGGCAGACAAGACGTGGGTGAGTTACCTAAAGTCACACGGGAAGCCTGGGTGACACAAAGAATCAGAGCCAGGCCTCCCACGGCCCGGCCTGCCTCTGCATCACTAGACTATGGCTCTCTAGGGatgcttcaagaaaaaaaaaaaattatcctacTTTTTCCTGATTCAACACAGAAAAGTTTTACAACTTACAGCCATATTTGTCTCCTGAGCTTCTCAAACCACACTCTCGTGGGACTCTCCAACCGGGACAGCAGCTATTGCCAGAGGTACGATGGCTCCTAGAGcaatcctctcctctccctgataAGGGTCTTACGATTCCTAATAAAGGCAGCAATTTTGCTTCCAGCTTTTACAAAGCTTTTTATGGCTCTGGCTGCTTAAAATAATTAGGACCCATAAATTCAGGGCAAAAAGACTTGCACGGAGTGTGACACAAGGGAGGGAGTACTGACTGAATCAGAATAAATCCTAGTTTATACTGGTGAACAAAACACTTCCACATCTTTGACTTCCATCTCTTAGCTTTTTGCCTTACTGACAGGCCTCAAAGACCAGAGTTACAGCTTGGCTGAAACGATAAAACAGGTTTCCTGCCCCGTTTGCAATTAACACCACTGTAACAACTGCAGTTTCCAGCAAAGGAAGTTCAAATCCAGGCAGAAGCAGCCGTGCCGGCAGTTCAAAGAGATACGCAAAATGAGCATCTCGGTAAAACCACCAATTCCATGAACAGCCTTAAACCCCAAGCTAAAGACTGAATGTGTAAGAGGAACAAATTACCCAGAAACTCTTCTTGCTCAGACATCTAAGTGCTCCCAATCTGTTCCTGTTCACACAAGGCTCCCAGTCTTCAGGGCCGCCAGCCTGCCTGTCACCTTCGGCAATGACTCCAGTGCAGACAACATTAAGCCGGACTGTCCAAATCACTCCCTGCCAAGCCAGCGAGGATGCCAGGAGGGTGAATTCAAGTCTGCAGATGCTTAACTTACAAGGCAATCTGTGCAATGCTAGGAAGCTCGCTACCATGCTAAATTatctctgctgctctctgttTGCCGCTGCAGGTATGCTACATATTCAGATCTAGGACGCTTCTTCAAACAACCTCAGCATCGGATGACTGTAAtgttcaattttcttttcagcgAAGAGTTAGTGCTCAGCAGAGAGTTGAAATCATTACTGCTGCAAGGTCCGGGAGCTCTCCTCATGCATCTACCAATCAGCCTCCAATCTCCCTTGACAAAAGGATATTTGGACTTTTTCCTGGAGAAATCTCTCATAATTCAAGGTAACGACACCACTGCCACTTTcacccccttcctttctcctggtgTTGTCGTCGTTTCTGGGATGCATTTCTTTGTGGTCCatcagcagggctgccagcctcCCTACTCCCTTTATAATATAGCTCCACACATCTTGTAGAGATGCCAGATTTGCGGCGTTGTCTTGTCAGTATTTCTAGGAGTtcaataaacattttaattaaagaaatgtcTTCTGAGCCAAGAAAACCGCAGCACAGGGCAGGATTACAGCCCCTTGATGGCTCATCGCCAGCATGACACTACTTCCAAGCGTAAAAGCTCAAACCAGCTCTTGTGACAGGTGACACAACGTGGGGGGCTACAGCATGGCTGCAGAAGGGCGCCTAGAGCAGCGCTCTTGGGTGAATTTCTTTCTCTATCTGCCAAAAGGCCGTTACTCCCCTTCTCTTCACCTCCTAGGAAGTTGCACAACCCTAAACTCTGCCTACAAAAGACAGCATCCTTTGCAAGTGTCCTCCACACAAAGAGGGGGGAGAAGCAGAAGGCCCTGGAGGAATCACCCAGTTTAGGTGCTCAGGAAAGCGTCACCCGTCGCCCAAACAGCACACAGGTCTGCCTGGGAGGAGGCTACGGCTacaccagctcctcctgctgatAGCCCAGCAGCCAACAGCTCCTGCCTTCTCCTAAGCATACAGAGCAGCCACTGACTGGTCTCTGTAGTGGTGTCTGTGCCATAAAGCTCAGCTTCGTGTTCAGAGCATCCCCAGCAACAGCTCCTCATGCTTTTTTccagacctgggcacagagacatattcctgtttttttttaagaaggaaacatGACAGAGCAAAGACATGGCACAGCTCGCTATTGCAGCCTCAGCGCAGCAAGCGCAAACACGCACCTCCTGGGTCTCACTCAGGTTTGTGGTTCACCAACCCAGAAAATCTAAGTTCAAGGCTCTAGGACAAGATCAAAAGTGCACTGTGATCTGGCAGAACACAGTGCAAAACAACCCGTTGTGGCTGCACCGACACAGACCGGTCCTGCCACTGGAAACTGCCATCTAGACCCTCTGCAGCTACTAAACTGGTTTGGTCTTGCAGGTCCTACTGGGAGGTTTCTTGGCTCCTCCTCTTTTTCTGGGTCCCTATTTCATTTGCAGCCAGATCATTCTAGTACTTcttgctcagcttttcttttccagaccaAAGCGTGATGTAACGTAACAGACCTGCAACTAGCTTTGGAGTGAAACATCACCCTGACCATTCCCTCACACATGCACTTCCACCAAGCCCAAAGCTCCGGAAATTGAAATACCGATTACTATAATGACGGGTTTATTCCACTGAAATTCCAAGCAACTGATGACAGGAACATTTTCCACATCCTCAGGCTGGCTGACCGTTCCCACGACTTCCCAGCCTTCTGCAGTTTTAGCctaggaagagaaaggaaacaaatgttaaaaaattgACTACTTttcaaacttaagaaaaaaataagtcatgtctgtaaacatgccttttttttttttttttttaacattttcagttaAGCTGAATggcttttctgggtttttttggcatcCCTTGAATTTTTACCACCAAAGTCCTCCCAGCGCCAGCACACAAACcttcatttaagaagaaaaaaaaaaaagaaaaagtaattttctttctagtgtttATTCCAGttcagcaagcaaacaaacagcaactgaaaagcttttttttgccCATACAACAGTTCTAGGAAGGTTTTTGCCAGGAAAGCATACAAAAAGAGTAGTGTTAAACAAATTAGCATAAGGCTAATCCACAGAGCAATGCAGTGGAAGTTCTCAAGTGCAGGCTCAGCCACCAGAAGCCCACAGTAACGTTTTCAAACGCTGATGCCAAAAATCAGCTCATACAAAAGGCAGGGCACTCAACACTCAGTGCCTCACATAACCAGAGAACCAGCCTTCCCTCCCGCACCCTAGTAAAAAGAGCCTTAATTATTTGTCTCGGAAATCCATTTTAACAATAAAAGAACTGTTGCTCCTTGCCAGCTACATTTCCTGTGAAACTGGCACTTTTTACATTACGTTATATCAAATTTACACCAGCCAGGCAATGCCAAGGGTTACGGCAGTGAATCTGGGTCCAATTAAATGAACTGCTGCACTGGCTCAAAATGTTAATAATTCAGACTTTACAGTAACAAAGTGATTCTTCCAGCTGTTTCAATTAAATATCAATATATTTTATGTGCCTTTCATTTCGCCACCACCCAGAGCTCCAGCTGCCACAGACCTATTGTACAGCTGGACAAGGGTTTTCTAGCACACCAGGTGGGAACAGTCCCGACTTACCTCCACTTGCCCTCCTCGCAGTCACTCCAGACTGTGACAAGCTCTTCCTCAAAGGGACACAGGCATGCAGCGACCCTGGGAGCACAGACCGGGTGCCTCCATTCCCCTGAGGGtctgcagcctctgccctcccaccCTATACAAAGCCTCCAACCCCACTGCTCCCCCAGGTCTGGCGGATCCCACACGAACAGGGGAGGGCAGATGagagcctgcagctccctgctctgcacaCACACAATATTCAGCCAGGGCACAGGGGATCTCCACGAGGACTCAGGGCAGTCATACAGTGCTATCACAGGGGATGGACGCACTCTGCCAATTCAAAGCAACATCCCTGGGTTTGTTTCAGTTTAAATCATGTTTTTTCCACAGgcattccctttccttttccagcacaTTTGGCAAAGGGCCCCTATCTCATCTCACCGCATAGGTGGAGCGTAAACAGATTCCCAGCAGCTCACACCAGCCCTGGAttctcctctcccctgctccaAAGGCTGCCCAATGCTGCCATCGTGTGCCTGGGCCCTGGGATGCTGCTTCTGCCTTGTGCTGGGCAAGACCTGCTGCAGGCATAGCTCTAGTGCCGGTCCCCACAGACAGAAAGGGAGACAGAGCCCGTCTTACCGAGCTCGCAGCATGAGTACGGGAGACAGACAGTGTCATCCTGCCATCATCATCTTCCAAAAAAGACTCCCACCCCACTCGATGGAGTGGGACTGGGGGTGCATGCCCATAAGAGGTGGTCCGACAGCACAGACCATCGGCAGCAAACAGGAATGCAGACCAGGAGCAGCGGACGCTGCAAATAACTGAGTCTTTTTCCTGTACCTCCTCTCTATTCAATACACGCAGTATTTCAGGCttcttgaaaggaaaaggaaaaaaaccccatggatcATTCTACCTTCAAAAAGCCACGGAGATCATCTGTGCTGTAGACATCGAAGACTTCCATGGCTCCAGAACTAGCTTTGCTCACTGTCGGTGTCAAGGGGCAGCTGcaagaaaagaatggaaaagtgTCATATGAgagcaaaaaaaggaaatccaggagaatttttctttctatatttccTTCTCTTGCCTCTGCCACCCAATTCCAACTACTGCGCTAAAGATCTAGCTCACTATAATGATATATTTTCCTATGGAGATTAGGAGGGCTCAGAAATTAACCTAGGAAATAGGCTGTAGCAGTTTTGCGCACAGATGGacaactgaaacacaaaatagaGTAAAGCAAAAAGGACCCAGGGAGGTTCCTTACCAGCCTGGAATACCACGTCTCACAGCCTCCCTGCAAAGCGCAATGCAAAGCAGCAGCGAGACAAATTCAGCTCTCAAGTTCAGTCCTAGAAAACCCTCTAAAGCATCTGTCAAGCAATGCAGGCTAGAACCTCTTtgggagccagcaggaaaagaaagagaaaagctgaaggagCAGATAACCGACCCTGTACCTGTTCCTCTGGCTTGTCACCACTCTGTCCACCCCCAAGAAATAGGCAGAGCGCAGCAGTGCCCCAAGGTTCATGGGATCCTGAATCTGCTCCAACACCAGCCAAATCAGCTGTCGGTTCGGACTCTCTTCATCCCCCAAATCAGGCTTCTCAGCTTCCTCCAAACTCTTGAAACGGAGAGGAGTGGCCTCCAAACAAACTCCCTGGTGGACCTGACCTCTGCAAAGAGCATCCAGCTCTCTCCTTTTGACGTGGTGCACAGGGACTCCCCGGGCCATGGCCTGAAGGACAAACTCACTCATAACACGCCGCCGAGAGCCACTGTTCTCCTTGAGGAACAACCTGAACAGGTCCCTCCTCGACTGGGAGAGGGCCAGGGAACAGGGTGCAATCCCAAATAAGATCTCTGAGCCTTTAGTCCTCTCGATGGACAGAGGCTTCCGTTCCAGGCTCTTCCTTGCCTTTGAGAAGTCATCCTCTCGCCAGCTCCACGATTCCCTGTTGGCTGTCACAGCCTGCCTGACTCTGCTCTCGTACGCCTTGTGCCACGGTCGTGGCCGGCTCTGTGGAGCCAGGCCCCCACGGGAGGCACGGGGGGGGGTCACTGGCTGAGCACCCTCCGGGAGGGCTGGTGCATGAAGCTGACCGCCGCCATCCCCACCTCGGGGTGGCCCTTCCTCATCCCCACGCACGGCAGGCGGTGCGAAGTGCGGGGGCCGCTGCTCCCGCGTGGAGCCGTGTCTCACCCCCCACCACCAGCGGCTGGCGGGCGACAgccccagggccctccacacaCCGGACCTGAGCGCCTGCTCCATTGGCACCCCCAAAGGCCTTTCCACGCGGGATGGGCCAGCGCTGGCACCGGCGGCCTAGCCCACGGCAGGCGGTGCGGCCCTCAGGCCGCGGCTGAGCTGACAGGAGGCGGCGCCGCACCACCCCACGGGAGGCCCTGAGTGGGAGAGGGGGTGGGAAACACCGAGCTCGGCTCCACAGCCGGCCCGGCCGCAACACAGGGACGGCGGCGGGGGTGTGGGGCCCCTGCGGGGCTCGCCAGCACGGCAGAGGGGCTGCCGGCGCGCAGCGGGCGCCGCGGACACGCgtgggccccgccgccgcccctctccTACCGTCCGCCGGCGCCGCGCCGCTTCCGGGCGGGCACGAGGCTGACCAACGAGACGGGcatcgccccgccccgccccgcagcGCCGCCTGGCGGTGGGCGGGGGCGCagccgcgccgggcccggcctcgcTCCCGCTGCCGGGAGGCCTGAGGGGAGCGGGTGGTCCCGGCACCGGGGCCCCAGCCCCCGGCCACGGCCCGCAAAGGTCCCCCCGCAGCCCTGAGGGAGGAGGGCAGCTTTGCAAAGGGCAGGGTTGGTGCTGGCCCCAGCTCCTCAGCGGGGAGCTGACCCCGCCGCCACCCGCGGCCCCCACTGGCAGCGCCTTAATTAAGCGGAAAACAGCTTTTGGTCGCTTCATTAGGGCAGCTCGcaaa from Rissa tridactyla isolate bRisTri1 chromosome 7, bRisTri1.patW.cur.20221130, whole genome shotgun sequence harbors:
- the MRM1 gene encoding rRNA methyltransferase 1, mitochondrial; this translates as MEQALRSGVWRALGLSPASRWWWGVRHGSTREQRPPHFAPPAVRGDEEGPPRGGDGGGQLHAPALPEGAQPVTPPRASRGGLAPQSRPRPWHKAYESRVRQAVTANRESWSWREDDFSKARKSLERKPLSIERTKGSEILFGIAPCSLALSQSRRDLFRLFLKENSGSRRRVMSEFVLQAMARGVPVHHVKRRELDALCRGQVHQGVCLEATPLRFKSLEEAEKPDLGDEESPNRQLIWLVLEQIQDPMNLGALLRSAYFLGVDRVVTSQRNSCPLTPTVSKASSGAMEVFDVYSTDDLRGFLKAKTAEGWEVVGTVSQPEDVENVPVISCLEFQWNKPVIIVIGSEGDGLSLETQLLCHRMLAIPPGRALHPGIESLNVSVATGILLHSICSQKLKHGD